From a single Pseudophryne corroboree isolate aPseCor3 chromosome 6, aPseCor3.hap2, whole genome shotgun sequence genomic region:
- the CDKN2AIPNL gene encoding CDKN2AIP N-terminal-like protein yields MAGAESVQQFQSFSESDKQWRARREFLLKNLGSFQGEIEEDRLLALSMVWANHIFMGCQYSEELLERVFDMAEGIEVEDAPHFTTRDEIMKRNR; encoded by the exons ATGGCGGGAGCGGAGTCCGTgcagcagttccagagcttttccgAGAGTGATAAACAATGGAGGGCCCGAAGAGAGTTCCTGCTAAAAAACCTTGGCAGTTTCCAAGGGGAGATCGAAGAGGATAGATTGCTAGCTTTGTCTATGGTCTGGGCCAACCATATATTTATGGGCTGCCA ATACAGTGAGGAACTTTTGGAAAGGGTATTTGATATGGCAGAAGGGATTGAAGTAGAAGATGCTCCGCACTTTACAACTAGAGATGAAATCATGAAACGG AATCGATAA